The genomic interval TTCGCCACTTTTGATGCCTCGGCCGAAAGAGATAACGACTTTCGCTTCCGATAGATCTGGACGGTTACTTTTCGCTTCATGCATTTCGATAAATCGAGTTTTGGTTTCAGGAAGCGAAACACTTAAAGATTCAACCGGTGTATCGCCTCCGGTAGGTTCTGCTATCGCAAATGCGGTGCTCTGTATCGTAACGATCTTAATGTCTGTCTTTATTTCGACCGTCGCGACGGCGTTGCCGGCCCACATCTCACGAGTAAAACACTCGCCATCAAAGCCAATGATGCCGGATGCCATCCCGGCTTCAAGCTTGGCAGCAACGCGAGGCATGAGGTCTTTTCCGGTAGTACTTGCATTCATACCAACTATCTTTGCATCGCAGGATTTCGCAACTTCGGCTGTTATATGCCCCCATGTCTCTGCGGTATAATTTTCTAGGGCCGAAGCATTTGCCACATGTATCTTTGAAGCTCCGAAACCTTTCAATTCATCAACGACGCCATCAATTCCGAAACCGATAACTAAAATGTGAAGCTCAGCTCCGAGTTTTTCCGCAGCTTCCTTGCCAAAAAATATTGAATTAAGAGTGGCTTTTTTCAGTTTGCCTTTTTGATGCTCTGCAACTATACAGATGCTTGCCATCGTTACTGTCTCCTTATACTTTTCGCCAAACCGCTGATCAGCAGCCGAAGAAATATTTCTATGCTCAGTTAAATAATTTTCACTTCATCCTTTAGGGCGCTAACCAGTTCGGCTATATCTTCGACAATACGCCCGGACTTGCGCTGTGGTTGTTTGGCAAACTTTTTGATCACTACCTTCGGAGTTGTATCGACACCTAACTCAGCAGGGAAAATTTTTTTAATTTCTTTTTTCTTTGCCTTCAAAACATCCGGCAATTTGGCATAACGGGGTTCGTTTAGCCGTAGATCCGTGCTGATAATCCCTGGCAAATCGATTTCAACCACTTCAGTACCGCCATCCACTTCGCGATGTACTTTGGCGATGGTACCATCTATATCTATTTTTGAAGCGAAACAGGCTTGGCCCCACCCAAGATATTCGGCTAATAGCTGAGCGCATTGATTGTCATCAATATCTACTGCTTGTTTTCCCATGAGTACCAGATTCGGCTTTTCGTCTTCAATCACTTTGAACAAGATACGGGCGACTGTATCGGAGTCTAAATTGTCATCGGATACCACTAGAACGCCGCGATCACATCCCATGGATAAACCGCTTCGAATTTCAAGCTGAGATTCCTCGGTACCGATGCTCACTATCACCACTTCGCCGCCTTTGGCCTCTTTGATCCGCAGACCCTCCTCTATGGCGATTTCATCAAAAGGGTTGATTTTGTATTTCATGCTCGACAACTCAATTCCTGACCCGTCAGATTTTATAATGATTTTCATCTCAGGGTCAGTAACCCGTTTGGCTGTAACCAGGATCTTCACACTATACCTCCATTATCATCCGCCTGTTATAGTCAGGCGCTACAATTTTTTTTTCAAAGTGTCTGTGCTTGTTCTTAATTTTAAGGATACGAGCATATGTCAATCTAACCGCTATAAAAGCCCGCTTTCGAAAGGGCGAAAAAAAAATCATTCAATGACGATTAGTACGGCATCGCGAGCAACGGCGTCGGCTATTTTGCAATTAATCTTCCTTACGATGCCTGAAAATTTCGCAATAATAGGCATTTCCATTTTCATCGCTTCAAGAACAACGACGGTATCACCTTCAGAAACGGTATCACCTTCGCGAACTTTTAAATCGATTATCTTCCCTGGCATGGGCGCTTTTATTTGGCTCAAAATTAATACCCCCCTGTTTTTAAGGTAATTAATAGTATACCAACAAATATAACCTCTTTTGCCATGATTCCGCATACTTTTTGCATAAACAGATGGAAACGATTAACAGGCTCATAGTAGCCTGCCTCGAAGAGGCACATTATAACCTATGTTGTTACCTGTATGCATACCGTACACAACGCCTGTAGTAACTGGTAAGATAGAAGGTTTTTTTAAATTGGATTGAATCATGGATAAAAAACCACTTTTTGTTGCCCCACATTTCCTCATCCAACTCACTACAAGGGGCTATCATTGCAACTTGCGCGTTCCCGGCCGGTTTTTACTTCAGAGGTAAAAATACACGAAAAAAAGCTGATATTGGGTGCTTATCTGCTTAAACCGTATTAATCTTCCATTGTGGGACGCGGTGGCGGCAACACCCAGGGCAGACTTAATCAAAAATATAATTAAACATATGATTACCTTTTAGCTTCGCCAAATGGTTTTGTCAATCTTTTTTTATCAAAATGAAAACGGGCTTGCGGCATTCGGGCAAAAATTATAGACTCCTAAAAAAATGCACCGTTGATCATTCAATCCCGAAAGCTATTATTTATCAATTAAGGAAGCGTCACATGCCGATTCCGGGAAAACTTCTCACCACCGCCATGGCGGTGA from Desulfobacterales bacterium carries:
- a CDS encoding electron transfer flavoprotein subunit alpha/FixB family protein, with product MASICIVAEHQKGKLKKATLNSIFFGKEAAEKLGAELHILVIGFGIDGVVDELKGFGASKIHVANASALENYTAETWGHITAEVAKSCDAKIVGMNASTTGKDLMPRVAAKLEAGMASGIIGFDGECFTREMWAGNAVATVEIKTDIKIVTIQSTAFAIAEPTGGDTPVESLSVSLPETKTRFIEMHEAKSNRPDLSEAKVVISFGRGIKSGENIKLIEDLADLFGAAIGATRAAVDAGWTSNDLQVGQTGKIVAPELYVAIGLSGSMQHIAGMKNSKVIVAINKDEEAPIFQIADFGLVADLFKAVPDFIKTLKTTFNRA
- a CDS encoding electron transfer flavoprotein subunit beta/FixA family protein; its protein translation is MKILVTAKRVTDPEMKIIIKSDGSGIELSSMKYKINPFDEIAIEEGLRIKEAKGGEVVIVSIGTEESQLEIRSGLSMGCDRGVLVVSDDNLDSDTVARILFKVIEDEKPNLVLMGKQAVDIDDNQCAQLLAEYLGWGQACFASKIDIDGTIAKVHREVDGGTEVVEIDLPGIISTDLRLNEPRYAKLPDVLKAKKKEIKKIFPAELGVDTTPKVVIKKFAKQPQRKSGRIVEDIAELVSALKDEVKII
- a CDS encoding acetyl-CoA carboxylase biotin carboxyl carrier protein subunit, encoding MSQIKAPMPGKIIDLKVREGDTVSEGDTVVVLEAMKMEMPIIAKFSGIVRKINCKIADAVARDAVLIVIE